A single region of the Gorilla gorilla gorilla isolate KB3781 chromosome 1, NHGRI_mGorGor1-v2.1_pri, whole genome shotgun sequence genome encodes:
- the LOC101153753 gene encoding LOW QUALITY PROTEIN: PRAME family member 17 (The sequence of the model RefSeq protein was modified relative to this genomic sequence to represent the inferred CDS: substituted 1 base at 1 genomic stop codon): MSLQSPSRLLELAGQSLLRNQFLTIFTLDELPREVFPLMFMEASSMRHFEALKLMVQAWSFLHLPLGSLMKTPHLETLQAVLKGLDTLLAQKVCPRRWKLQVLDLRDVDGNFWTIWSGARALSCSPEAMSKRQTVEDCPRMGECQPLKVFLDLCLKKSMLDECLSYLCGWIHYRRGPVHLCCNKVQNYSMPTSSFRNLLKRVYPDSIXELEVRRKCSLNKTGKFAPYLSQMSNLRKLFLAFGYDDELYISGQQQFVPDLDCPFLCLSYPQMLYIRKVNNIKEHLEHLLRCLKNLLVAFIFCHAYLADRELECLSQYPSLSQLKELCLIRILMWTTHLEPLGVLLEKVAATLKTLVLENCRIQDPQLRVLLPALSHCSQLTTFYFHGNETFTNALKDLLRHTGGLSKLGLDMYPAPLECLDKRGHANREILAPIRAELMRTLREVRQNKSIFFGPAPCPTCGSWPSGNVHFHLCS; this comes from the exons ATGAGCCTCCAGTCCCCATCCAGactcctggagctggcaggccaGAGCCTGCTGAGGAACCAGTTCTTGACCATCTTCACCCTGGACGAGCTGCCCAGGGAGGTCTTCCCTCTGATGTTCATGGAGGCCTCCAGCATGAGACATTTTGAGGCCCTGAAGCTGATGGTGCAGGCCTGGTCCTTCCTCCACCTCCCTCTGGGATCCCTGATGAAGACACCTCATCTGGAGACCTTGCAAGCTGTGCTGAAGGGACTTGATACACTGCTGGCCCAGAAGGTTTGCCCCAG GAGGTGGAAACTTCAAGTGCTGGATTTGCGTGATGTTGATGGGAATTTCTGGACCATATGGTCTGGAGCCAGGGCCCTGTCCTGCTCCCCAGAGGCCATGAGTAAAAGGCAGACAGTGGAGGACTGTCCAAGGATGGGAGAGTGCCAGCCCTTGAAGGTGTTCCTAGACCTCTGCCTAAAGAAAAGTATGCTGGATGAATGCCTGAGCTACCTTTGTGGGTGGATCCACTACAGAAGAGGTCCAGTGCACCTGTGTTGTAATAAGGTGCAGAATTACTCAATGCCAACTTCAAGTTTCAGAAATTTATTGAAAAGGGTATACCCAGACAGTATCTAGGAGTTGGAAGTTAGGAGAAAgtgctctctgaataaaacagGAAAGTTTGCCCCTTACCTGAGCCAGATGAGCAATCTTCGCAAACTCTTTTTAGCCTTCGGTTATGACGATGAGTTATATATAAGCGGCCAACAGCAGTTCGTTCCTGACTTGGACTGCCCATTCCTCTGCCTGTCCTACCCTCAGATGCTTTATATAAGAAAGGTCAATAATATCAAAGAGCACCTGGAGCACCTGCTCAG GTGCCTCAAGAACCTCTTGGTGGCCTTTATATTCTGTCATGCTTACCTAGCTGATCGGGAATTGGAGTGTCTGTCTCAGTACCCAAGCCTCAGTCAGCTAAAGGAGCTGTGTCTGATTCGTATCTTAATGTGGACCACCCATCTTGAGCCCCTTGGAGTTCTGCTGGAGAAAGTTGCTGCTACTCTCAAGACCCTCGTCTTAGAGAACTGTCGGATCCAGGACCCCCAACTCAGGGTCCTCCTGCCTGccctgagccactgttcccagctcaCCACCTTCTACTTTCATGGAAATGAGACCTTCACGAATGCTCTGAAAGACCTGCTGCGTCACACAGGCGGGCTGAGCAAGTTAGGCCTGGACATGTATCCTGCCCCTCTGGAGTGTCTTGACAAGAGGGGTCATGCCAATCGGGAGATCCTCGCCCCAATTCGGGCTGAGCTGATGCGTACACTCAGGGAAGTCAGGCAGAACAAGAGTATCTTCTTTGGTCCCGCCCCTTGCCCTACCTGTGGCTCATGGCCATCTGGGAACGTGCACTTCCATCTTTGTTCCTAG